In the Podospora pseudocomata strain CBS 415.72m chromosome 5, whole genome shotgun sequence genome, one interval contains:
- the HNWD-pc5 gene encoding HNWD NOD-like receptor pc5 (EggNog:ENOG503Q43U; COG:A), whose protein sequence is MRLLERNDTGDVSLTGDIPDNQVPPYAILSHTWGDEEVSFKDITDGTHKNKRGYSKIQFCGDQAGRDGLKFFWIDTCCINKSDCDEFQEALNSMFRWYRNAAKCYVYLTDVSTYQQDADSNPGWELAFRKSRWFTRGWTLQELIAPTVVEFFSEDRKRLGDKKSLAQHIHNTTGIPLRALQANKLSDFSFDVRMSWIKHRSTTREEDRAYCLLGIFNVQMRLLYGEGEERAFERLREEISKHDRYLSSLHSTDPRFDKKRIEEAKGGLLSDAYRWVFDTPDFRVWYDQLESRLLWIKGDPGKGKTMLLCGIINELEGAIVADGHCRNLAYFFCQATDSRINNAIAVLRGLIYLLAHQQPRLIPHIRKYTDKAKSLSDANAWFVLSDILGGMLGDPNLKPTYLVIDALDECMGDLPRLLKFIVDMSSTFPCVKWVVSSRNWPNIEESLEAAEKKIRLSLELNEKSISSAVSTYIQHKMDELARKKRYNDRTKNAVQHHLTRNANDTFLWVALVCQELTHVSRSRVLTKLNMFPPGLDSLYQQMIDQVRRSDEPDLCKQVLAILSITYRPITIQELAVFVDIPEGISDELEFMTEIVGLCGSFLTLRETTIYFVHQSAKDFLLREAAHEVFPSGIKDIHHAVFLRSLHVMSGTLRRDIYSLGAPGSSIDDAKLPDPDPLAALCYACIYWVDHLCNGQASDDSKHPDIFQDGGIVDGFLRQHYLHWLEALSLCKSMPQGVLSMANLESILQYRSITSQLPSLIADMRRFVLYWRWVIENYPLQVYASALIFSPARSITRGLFRQEERKYITSGPIVEDNWNACRQTLEGHGGSVTSVAISPDSKWVASGSGDNTIKIWDGATGLCTQTLEGHRHWVTSVAISPDLKWVASGSGDNTIKIWDAATGLCTQTLKGHRDSVTSVAISPDSKWVASGSHDKTIKIWDAATGSCTQTLEGHNDSVTSVAISPDSKWVASGSYNKTIKIWDTATRSCTQTLKGYGNWVTSVAFSSDSKWIASGSHNKTIKIWDTATGLYTQTLKGHRDWVTSIAFSPDSKWVASGSHDKTIKIWDTATGLCTQTLKGHGHSVTSVAFSPDSKWVASGSHDKTIKIWDAATGLSRQTLEGHRDWVTSVAFSPDSKWVASGSHDKTIKIWDAATGLCTQTLEGHGRSVTSVAISPDSKWVASGSGDNTIKIWDAATGLCTQTLKGHRDWVTSVAFSPDSKWVASGSHDKTIKIWDAATGSCTQTLKGHRHSVQSVASSLNSTLIASESDNANPPCYGIDSDNRWITRGLENWLWLPPEYLPECLAVAALTVAIGCSSGRVLILTFTTDS, encoded by the exons ATGCGCCTCCTGGAGCGCAATGATACCGGCGATGTCAGTTTGACGGGTGACATTCCCGACAACCAGGTCCCACCGTATGCGATACTTTCGCACACATggggcgacgaagaggtcagCTTTAAGGATATAACGGACGGTACAcacaagaacaaaagaggcTACTCTAAGATCCAGTTTTGCGGAGACCAAGCCGGGCGTGATGGACTGAAATTCTTCTGGATCGACACATGCTGCATCAACAAATCCGACTGCGATGAGTTTCAGGAGGCTCTCAACTCCATGTTCCGATGGTACCGCAATGCGGCCAAATGCTATGTCTATCTCACAGACGTCTCAACCTACCAACAGGACGCCGACAGCAATCCCGGTTGGGAATTGGCTTTTCGGAAATCCAGATGGTTCACTCGTGGGTGGACCCTCCAAGAGCTTATTGCGCCAACAGTTGTTGAATTCTTCTCCGAAGACCGCAAGCGCCTAGGAGATAAGAAGTCTCTCGCACAGCATATTCATAACACAACTGGCATTCCTCTACGAGCTCTCCAAGCCAACAAATTGTCCGATTTCAGCTTTGACGTACGCATGTCGTGGATTAAACACCGCAGCACGACGCGCGAAGAAGACAGGGCTTACTGTCTACTCGGCATCTTTAACGTACAAATGCGGCTTCTAtacggcgagggagaagaaagagcaTTTGAGCGGCTGCGAGAGGAAATTAGTAAGCATGATCGCTATCTGTCTAGTCTGCATTCTACCGACCCGCGCTTTGATAAGAAGCGTatcgaggaggcaaagggtgGGTTACTTAGTGACGCTTACCGCTGGGTTTTCGACACCCCCGACTTCCGCGTTTGGTATGACCAGTTAGAGAGCCGCCTTCTCTGGATTAAAGGAGATcccggcaagggcaagaccatgttgctctgcggcatcatcaacgagctgGAGGGTGCCATTGTTGCAGACGGGCACTGTCGCAACTTGGCCTATTTCTTCTGCCAAGCTACCGACTCGCGCATCAATAACGCCATTGCCGTGTTACGCGGCTTGAtctaccttcttgcccaccagcagccacgtcTTATCCCCCACATACGCAAATACACGGATAAGGCTAAATCGCTCTCTGACGCAAATGCGTGGTTCGTCCTCTCGgatattttgggggggatgctAGGAGACCCGAACTTGAAGCCAACCTACCTGGTCATCGACGCTCTGGACGAATGCATGGGTGACTTGCCAAGACTTCTAAAATTTATCGTCGACATGTCATCTACGTTTCCTTGTGTCAAGTGGGTCGTCTCTAGTCGCAACTGGCCGAACATCGAAGAGAGCCTAGAAGCCGCGGAAAAGAAGATAAGGCTCAGTCTTGAGTTGAACGAAAAGTCTATCTCCTCCGCTGTCAGCACGTATATTCAGCATAAGATGGATGAACTAGCGCGGAAAAAGAGGTACAACGACAGAACAAAGAACGCTGTTCAACACCATTTGACCCGCAACGCAAACGACACATTCCTCTGGGTGGCTTTAGTCTGTCAAGAACTTACGCATGTTTCACGATCGAGGGTTCTCACCAAGTTAAACATGTTTCCACCTGGTCTTGATTCTCTCTACCAACAAATGATAGATCAGGTTCGCCGCTCGGATGAGCCAGATCTCTGCAAACAAGTTCTGGCGATCCTCTCCATTACTTACCGGCCTATCACGATACAAGAGCTAGCGGTCTTCGTGGATATACCCGAGGGCATCTCCGACGAACTGGAATTCATGACAGAGATAGTAGGACTCTGCGGCTCTTTTTTGACCCTTCGAGAAACCACCATCTATTTCGTCCACCAATCCGCAAAGGATTTCTTACTGAGAGAAGCAGCTCATGAGGTTTTTCCTTCCGGTATAAAAGACATACACCATGCCGTCTTCTTGCGATCGCTACACGTAATGTCCGGAACATTACGACGCGACATCTACAGCCTTGGCGCTCCGGGATCTTCCATCGACGACGCCAAGCTACCCGATCCAGACCCGCTAGCCGCACTATGTTATGCTTGTATCTACTGGGTTGATCATCTCTGTAACGGGCAGGCGAGCGACGATAGCAAGCACCCAGATattttccaagatggtggtatcGTCGATGGCTTTCTGAGACAGCATTACCTCCACTGGCTTGAAGCACTTTCACTATGTAAGAGCATGCCGCAGGGGGTACTTTCAATGGCAAACCTCGAAAGCATTCTTCAG TACAGGTCGATTACGTCTCAATTACCAAGCCTTATCGCTGACATGCGTCGATTCGTATTATACTGGAGATGGGTTATTGAGAATTATCCTCTTCAGGTATACGCTTCGGCACTTATATTTAGCCCCGCCCGAAGTATAACAAGAGGCCTATTCAGGCAGGAAGAACGGAAGTATATTACTTCGGGGCCAATTGTAGAGGATAATTGGAAtgcgtgccggcagacgctcgaggggcatggCGGTTCGGTaacgtcggtagcgatctcgcccgattcgaagtgggttgcgtcaggatcaggcGACaataccatcaagatctgggatggGGCTACGGGGttatgtacgcagacgctcgaggggcatcGCCACTGGGTtacgtcggtagcgatctcgcccgatttaaagtgggttgcgtcaggatcaggcGACaataccatcaagatctgggatgcggctacggggttatgtacgcagacgcttaAGGGGCATCGCGATTCGGTtacgtcggtagcgatctcgcccgattcgaagtgggttgcgtcaggatcacacgataagaccatcaagatctgggatgcggctacggggtcatgtacgcagacgctcgaggggcatAACGATTCGGTtacgtcggtagcgatctcgcccgattcgaagtgggttgcgtcaggatcataCAAtaagaccatcaagatctgggatacaGCTACGAGGTCATGTACACAGACGCTTAAGGGGTATGGCAATTGGGTTacgtcggtagcgttctcgtccgattcgaagtggattgcgtcaggatcacacAACAAGACCATTaagatctgggatacggCTACGGGGTTATATACGCAGACGCTCAAGGGGCATCGCGATTGGGTAACGTCGatagcgttctcgcccgattcgaagtgggttgcgtcaggatcacacgacaagaccatcaagatctgggatacaGCTACGGGGttatgtacgcagacgcttaAGGGGCATGGCCATTCGGTCACGTCagtagcgttctcgcccgattcgaagtgggttgcgtcaggatcacacgacaagaccatcaagatctgggatgcggctacggggtTATCTAGGCAGACGCTTGAGGGGCATCGCGATTGGGTAACatcggtagcgttctcgcccgattcgaagtgggttgcgtcaggatcacacgacaagaccatcaagatctgggatgcggctacggggttatgtacgcagacgctcgaggggcatggCCGTTCGGTcacgtcggtagcgatctcgcccgattcgaagtgggttgcgtcaggatcaggcGACaataccatcaagatctgggatgcggctacggggtTATGTACGCAGACACTCAAGGGGCATCGCGATTGGGTCacgtcggtagcgttctcgcccgattcgaagtgggttgcgtcaggatcacacgacaagaccatcaagatctgggatgcggctacggggtcatgtacgcagacgctcaaAGGGCATCGCCATTCTGTTCAGtcggtagcgtcttcccttAACTCGACGCTGATTGCATCCGAATCAGATAATGCCAACCCCCCATGCTACGGAATAGACTCAGACAACAGGTGGATTACGAGGGGCTTAGAAAACTGGCTATGGTTGCCTCC
- a CDS encoding hypothetical protein (CAZy:AA3; COG:E; EggNog:ENOG503NZM6), with product MRYRLLSALIISAVAVVEAAPATATAEYDYIVVGSGPGGGPLAADLARAGYSTLLIEAGGDEGDNPTYAEIAWFNEAANDEATRWDFWVKHYDDPEEDRKFKHTTWDTGDGTFYVGLDPPEGAKYLGIQYPRAAVLGGCAMHNAAVCTLPADDDWNIIVNKTGDASWSASNMRKYLKKIERNQYLPPGDPNRGYDGWLATSVGPTDWARNSSNPATTILKKLAALTGQDETRAADLLGTDILTEIPNLDETSSLYNLAQHADSAGKRNSPNNYVRATLADPAKYPLTLKLHTLVTRVLFDESTVGVSGVTPRAIGVEIMQGQSLYKADPKHNGQTAPKSQILAAREVIISGGAFNSPQLLKLSGIGPRDELAKFNIPLVKHLPGVGENLGDNYEGSLLAMGQTPVNSGLITAVFRTPNAPDARRNIFTWCGAFSFEGFWPGFPTWHGAEQYTCALVHMQPKSQAGSVTLRSADPQDVPEINFRFFKNQGDQDLEELVAGANILREAINSVPEPVAPFVERHPCEGDRRESGDCGEEVQKEYFKSQAYSHHATSTCAIGGEDEEMAVLDSKFRVHGVRGLRVVDASAFPVVPGAFPSCPTMMISVKAAEDIVAERKAEEAAAARM from the coding sequence ATGCGTTACCGTTTGTTATCCgccttgatcatctcggcAGTCGCCGTGGTAGAGGCTGCCCCGGCCACCGCTACCGCCGAATATGACTACATCGTCGTCGGGAGCGGTCCCGGCGGTGGTCCCCTCGCCGCCGATCTCGCCCGGGCCGGGTACTCCACACTGTTGATCGAAGCCGGCGGTGACGAGGGCGACAACCCGACCTACGCCGAGATCGCCTGGTTCAACGAGGCGGCCAACGACGAAGCCACCCGTTGGGATTTCTGGGTCAAGCACTACGACGATCCCGAGGAAGACCGCAAGTTCAAGCACACCACCTGGGACACGGGCGACGGCACCTTTTACGTCGGCCTCGACCCCCCAGAGGGAGCCAAGTACCTCGGCATCCAATACCCACGCGCTGctgttttgggtggttgCGCCATGCACAACGCTGCCGTCTGCACCCTCCCGGCAGACGACGACTGGAACATCATCGTAAACAAAACCGGTGACGCCAGCTGGTCGGCGAGCAACATGCGCAAGTACCTCAAAAAGATCGAGCGCAACCAGTACCTCCCCCCCGGAGACCCCAACAGAGGATACGACGGCTGGCTCGCGACCTCGGTCGGCCCAACAGACTGGGCGCGCAACAGCTCCAACCCCGcgaccaccatcctcaagaaACTCGCCGCCCTCACCGGCCAAGACGAAACCCGCGCTGCTGACCTCCTGGGAACCGACATCCTGACCGAgatccccaacctcgacgagaCCTCATCCCTCTACAACCTCGCCCAACACGCCGACAGCGCCGGCAAGCGCAACTCCCCCAACAACTATGTCCGCGCCACCCTCGCCGACCCAGCCAAGTACCCCCTGACTCTCAAACTCCACACCCTCGTCACCCGCGTCCTCTTCGACGAATCCACCGTCGGCGTCTCGGGCGTCACCCCCCGTGCCATCGGCGTCGAAATAATGCAGGGCCAATCCCTCTACAAAGCAGACCCCAAACACAACGGCCAAACCgcccccaaatcccaaatcctcgccgcccgcgAGGTCATCATCTCCGGCGGCGCCTTCAACTccccccagctcctcaaactctccgGCATCGGCCCCAGAGACGAGCTCGCCAAGttcaacatccccctcgTCAAGCACCTGCCCGGAGTGGGCGAAAACCTAGGCGACAACTACGAGGGTTCCCTCCTAGCCATGGGGCAAACCCCCGTCAATTCAGGTCTCATCACGGCCGTCTTCCGGACCCCCAACGCGCCCGACGCGAGACGCAACATCTTCACCTGGTGcggcgccttctccttcgaGGGCTTCTGGCCCGGCTTCCCCACCTGGCACGGCGCCGAGCAGTACACCTGTGCCCTGGTCCACATGCAGCCCAAATCCCAAGCCGGATCCGTCACCCTCCGGTCTGCCGACCCGCAGGACGTGCCCGAGATCAACTTCCGGTTTTTCAAGAATCAGGGTGATCAAGacctggaggagctggtcgCGGGGGCGAATATCCTGCGGGAGGCGATCAACTCCGTGCCGGAGCCGGTCGCACCGTTTGTGGAGAGGCATCCTTGTGAGGGGGACAGGCGGGAGTCGGGGGattgtggggaggaggttcaaAAGGAGTACTTCAAGAGCCAGGCGTACAGCCATCACGCCACGAGCACGTGCGCgattgggggggaggatgaggagatggctgTGTTGGATAGCAAGTTTAGGGTTCATGGGGTGAGGGggctgagggtggtggatgcgaGCGCTTTTCCTGTTGTTCCGGGGGCGTTTCCGAGTTGCCCGACTATGATGATTAGTGtcaaggcggcggaggatATTGTTgcggagaggaaggcggaggaAGCTGCGGCTGCGAGGATGTGA
- a CDS encoding hypothetical protein (MEROPS:MER0001495; COG:G; EggNog:ENOG503NWPH) gives HIIRCAAQYTAERRLVWPRAERLEQLFDISHNLKVKYEGNSWAGDDILLSPSTTMKPINELTILSLFLTAASAASILFKGGTVITFNKQTQGLRVLREGSVLVENDRITGVYDSTPTRIPPRTEIVDIAGKIITPGFIDTHRHGWQTVFKTMASNTSLLEFFGRYSSFVAPFFWNATDIYDSQLAGLYEALNAGVTTSLDHATHTWSKDAAEAGLQACIDSGARVFWGFTFANITGLITVEELYPVFRNMAAKTGLRSSPTTLGIAYDGWGPNPNVGEINKIMALARELNVSVITTHSLQGPWGFSNSPEDIHALNYLNISTPIVFSHASFLTPTGADLLRSTNQYVSITPESEMHYGQTHPVAYSIQDQASLGIDTHITFSTDILTQARIWLQQARYERYLDVLEQGKLPASNPMSVEQAFLLATRNGALALRRDDLGGIFVGGKADLVVWDGDSPGMLGWVDPVAAVILHASVGDIEAVLVDGKWVKRGGKLVARGWPEARARFLRTAKRLQGVWRGMPLPEAPAEFNGSPVVHPERVDVVRGPGDGYGNVYI, from the exons CATATTATTCGCTGCGCCGCTCAATACACGGCAGAGAGACGCCTGGTTTGGCCGAGGGCTGAGAGGCTTGAACAGCTCTTCGACATCTCACACAACCTGAAAGTCAAATATGAGGGCAACTCTTGGGCCGGTGATGACATTCTTCTCTCCCCATCGACAACGATGAAGCCCATCAACGAATTAACCATCTTGTCCCTGTTCCTCACTGCGGCGAGCGCAGCATCGATACTCTTCAAAGGTGGAACCGTCATTACCTTCAACAAACAAACTCAAGGTCTACGCGTTCTCCGGGAAGGCTCAGTTCTTGTCGAGAATGACCGCATCACTGGCGTATATGATTCAACACCCACCCGCATCCCTCCCCGGACCGAGATCGTCGACATCGCCGGCAAGATCATCACTCCAGGGTTCATCGACACCCACCGCCATGGATGGCAGACAGTCTTCAAGACCATGGCTTCCAACACCAGCCTCCTTGAGTTCTTTGGCCGCTACAGCTCGTTTGTagccccctttttctggAATGCCACAGACATTTATGACAGCCAGCTTGCCGGTCTGTACGAGGCCCTGAACGCGGGCGTCACGACTTCACTTGACCATGCCACTCACACCTGGTCCAAAGACGCTGCTGAGGCGGGTCTCCAGGCCTGTATCGACAGTGGGGCGAGAGTGTTCTGGGGATTCACCTTTGCCAATATTACTGGATTGATCACAGTTGAAGAGCTGTATCCAGTCTTCCGGAACATGGCTGCCAAAACAGGACTGAGAAGCTCCCCTACTACTCTGGGCATTGCCTACGACGGCTGGGGCCCGAACCCGAATGTTGGGGAAATCAACAAAATCATGGCGCTTGCGAG GGAGCTCAACGTATCAGTCATCAcaacccactccctccaaGGACCCTGGGGCT TCAGCAACTCCCCCGAAGACATCCACGCCCTAAACtacctcaacatctccacccccatcgtcttctcccacgcctccttcctcacccccaccggCGCCGACCTGCTACGGTCCACCAACCAGTacgtctccatcacccccgagTCAGAGATGCACTATGGCCAAACCCACCCAGTCGCCTACTCCATCCAGGACCAAGCCTCCCTCGGCATCGACACTCACATCACATTCAGCACCGACATCCTCACTCAAGCCCGCATCTGGCTTCAACAGGCACGGTATGAGCGTTATCTTGACGTGCTCGAGCAGGGAAAGCTACCAGCTAGCAATCCCATGTCGGTCGAGCAGGCATTCTTGCTCGCTACTAGGAACGGGGCCCTGGCGCTGAGACGTGATGATTTGGGTGGGATTTTTGTGGGTGGGAAGGCTGacttggtggtgtgggatggGGATTCGCCGGGGATGCTGGGGTGGGTTGatcctgttgctgctgtgatTCTTCATGCAAGTGTGGGTGATATTGAGGCTgtgttggtggatgggaagtGGGTTAAGCGGGGGGGTAAGCTCGTCGCGCGGGGCTGGCCcgaggcgagggcgaggtttTTAAGGACGGCGAAGAGGCTTCAGGGGGTGTGGAGGGGTATGCCGTTGCCGGAGGCGCCGGCGGAGTTTAATGGGAGCCCGGTTGTGCACccggagagggtggatgtGGTTAGGGGGCCGGGGGATGGGTATGGGAATGTTTACATTTGA